In the genome of Desulfofarcimen acetoxidans DSM 771, one region contains:
- a CDS encoding HpcH/HpaI aldolase/citrate lyase family protein: MSYFSCFSKEQKKKLFFIPPTERSLDNDKKTLSYSLGATLYMPGSSIQAVNKLIENKIPGLVSTVLCLEDAVDDRYVAHVEKNLNSQLKTLLIMEKKGSFLPFIFIRVRSLEQFVRLTEDYEAILPILSGFVFPKFDHSNGHLYFEQLEKINRKAGKTLYGMPILETPGVIHLEKRYETLIEIKSILDKYKELVLNLRIGVTDLSGLYGLRRSCELTIYDIAVIRDFIGALVNIFGRPKEGYVISGPVWEYFSSGQRILKSQLRQGYNQFDREYRSIREKLLCRYIDGLIREVMLDKANGLIGKTIIHPSHLLPVQALHAVTHEEYCDAKDILSNNNGGVSKSVYNNKMNEAKPHTYWAEKVLTLAKIYGVLNDKHDYTSIIYEGDKLQSIG, translated from the coding sequence ATGAGTTATTTCAGTTGTTTCAGTAAAGAACAGAAGAAAAAGTTGTTTTTTATACCTCCTACAGAGAGGTCTTTAGATAACGATAAAAAAACACTGTCTTATTCGCTCGGAGCAACCCTTTATATGCCGGGCAGTTCTATTCAAGCTGTTAATAAGTTAATTGAGAATAAAATTCCGGGTCTGGTATCAACCGTATTATGTCTGGAAGACGCGGTCGACGACAGATATGTTGCCCATGTGGAAAAGAATCTGAACAGCCAACTTAAAACCCTGCTTATTATGGAAAAAAAGGGGAGTTTTCTCCCCTTCATTTTTATCAGGGTGCGCAGTTTGGAGCAGTTTGTAAGACTGACAGAGGATTACGAAGCCATACTTCCCATATTGAGTGGTTTTGTATTTCCCAAGTTTGATCACAGTAACGGGCATCTCTACTTTGAACAACTGGAAAAGATTAACCGGAAAGCCGGCAAAACATTATACGGGATGCCAATATTAGAAACACCCGGTGTAATTCACCTGGAAAAAAGATATGAAACCTTAATAGAAATTAAAAGTATTCTGGATAAATATAAAGAATTAGTGCTTAATCTTCGCATAGGTGTGACGGATCTGTCAGGTTTATATGGTTTGCGGAGAAGTTGCGAGCTGACAATATACGACATTGCAGTTATCCGTGATTTTATAGGCGCTCTGGTAAATATTTTTGGCAGACCCAAAGAAGGCTATGTGATTTCAGGTCCGGTATGGGAGTATTTTTCTTCGGGGCAGAGAATACTGAAATCGCAGCTCAGACAAGGTTATAACCAGTTTGACAGAGAATACCGGAGCATAAGGGAGAAATTGCTGTGTCGTTACATTGACGGTTTGATTAGAGAAGTGATGCTGGATAAGGCCAATGGGTTAATCGGTAAAACGATTATTCACCCAAGTCATTTGTTGCCGGTTCAGGCGCTTCATGCGGTTACTCACGAAGAATACTGTGATGCCAAAGATATTCTGTCCAACAATAATGGAGGGGTATCAAAAAGTGTTTACAATAACAAAATGAATGAAGCAAAACCTCATACATATTGGGCGGAGAAAGTGCTCACTCTGGCAAAGATATACGGGGTGTTAAATGACAAACATGACTACACAAGCATTATCTATGAAGGAGATAAATTGCAAAGTATTGGATAA
- a CDS encoding phosphoribosyltransferase family protein: protein MTNMTTQALSMKEINCKVLDNLSVNIKINENPYDIPVSSVFSMAARNNPKRSYLFVSKLIGKHIPVRPIVPFTAGYLLASRLAEYMGLTVNRKKIKEAVSLLSCEQAGDFQPVSYELSGKSLFIGFAETATALGHAVYDCFKGNACYLHTTREDLRGTVDTIFFTEAHCHAPEQRCLVCDASLFTNNDLLVLIDDEITTGNTCLNFIKTIQEKYPQKHYIILTILDWRSKEAKEKYALFEQELGIKLEVISLYTGSFGCSLSGSAEKEQLSPVNIAVNGKQVILTGEKSELSRVISHNEPIGRQINLPGHYSSSYLQYTGRFGINIMDSDGLRKEALRLGRKLSQLRRGEKTLCLGTGEFMYIPFLIAAGMGPGIAVQSTTRSPVQAHLRQGYAVQYAVTFTDPFRPNIKNFVYNIKPFYYDEVFVFWEREVKPEAVAVLVQSLNGLGIERIVFVSHCR, encoded by the coding sequence ATGACAAACATGACTACACAAGCATTATCTATGAAGGAGATAAATTGCAAAGTATTGGATAATCTTTCGGTTAATATCAAGATTAATGAAAATCCTTATGACATACCGGTTTCCAGTGTTTTTTCCATGGCAGCTCGAAATAACCCTAAAAGAAGCTATTTATTTGTAAGCAAACTCATTGGCAAACATATTCCGGTGCGGCCGATAGTCCCGTTTACAGCAGGTTATCTTTTGGCCTCCCGGCTTGCCGAATATATGGGGCTGACAGTCAACCGCAAAAAAATCAAAGAAGCTGTTAGTTTATTATCCTGTGAGCAGGCCGGAGATTTTCAACCGGTTTCCTATGAATTGTCCGGTAAGTCCCTGTTTATTGGTTTTGCCGAAACTGCTACGGCTTTGGGTCATGCCGTATATGACTGTTTTAAGGGAAACGCCTGTTATCTGCACACCACCAGAGAAGATTTGCGTGGTACTGTGGATACTATTTTTTTTACAGAAGCCCACTGCCATGCTCCGGAGCAAAGATGTCTTGTATGTGATGCGAGTCTTTTTACAAATAATGACCTGCTTGTTCTGATTGATGATGAAATAACTACCGGCAATACATGCCTTAATTTCATAAAAACTATACAGGAGAAATACCCGCAGAAACATTACATAATACTGACCATTCTTGATTGGCGATCAAAAGAGGCCAAAGAAAAGTATGCTTTGTTTGAGCAGGAGTTGGGGATAAAGCTGGAGGTGATATCCCTTTATACAGGCAGTTTTGGCTGCAGTCTTTCAGGCTCAGCTGAAAAAGAACAGTTATCTCCTGTAAATATTGCTGTTAACGGCAAGCAGGTAATCTTAACCGGGGAGAAAAGTGAGCTTTCCAGGGTGATAAGCCATAATGAGCCCATCGGCAGGCAAATAAATCTGCCTGGCCATTATAGTTCCTCTTACCTCCAATATACCGGCAGATTTGGAATTAATATCATGGATTCCGATGGTTTGCGGAAAGAGGCCTTACGTTTGGGAAGAAAATTGTCACAGTTGAGAAGGGGTGAAAAAACTCTCTGTCTGGGAACTGGTGAATTCATGTATATACCTTTTCTTATAGCTGCCGGTATGGGGCCGGGAATAGCGGTTCAGTCTACTACCAGAAGTCCTGTTCAAGCCCATCTAAGACAGGGTTACGCTGTTCAATATGCTGTAACTTTCACAGACCCGTTTAGACCTAATATAAAAAACTTTGTTTATAATATAAAACCTTTTTATTATGACGAAGTATTTGTTTTTTGGGAGAGAGAAGTTAAACCGGAGGCAGTTGCTGTTCTGGTGCAGTCATTGAATGGGCTTGGTATTGAGCGTATAGTTTTTGTATCCCACTGCCGGTAA
- a CDS encoding cysteine protease StiP family protein yields MPSGQTKEFLQKGLFIPEPKPIGSYSPDDVIFLLKDIGGLIEEQDNEERERLVQNGCHYSEMLPIEYRPNTEYIELFYQSLKETSVRIAHAVGLVAMTLLKDPYKKIVLVSLARAGTPAGILIKRYIKLVSGINLPHYSISIIRDKGIDENALLYILRKHPECKLQFIDGWTGKGVIAGELRASLKAFREKYAIEINSSLAVLADPGYCAAIFGTREDFLIPSACLNATVSGLVSRTVFRKDLIGDTDFHGAKFYAEMADEDLSNYFIDAVSGSFALVREAVSKTLEYNQSAVLDNFPSFRGLRDIERIKEEYGIGNINYIKPGVGETTRVLLRRVPWKVLVKDAANPDLKHIFLLAEERGVSVECCPDMSYSCCGLVKTVVDKK; encoded by the coding sequence ATGCCATCCGGTCAGACAAAGGAGTTTCTGCAAAAAGGCCTCTTTATTCCTGAACCTAAGCCTATAGGCAGTTACAGTCCTGACGATGTTATTTTTCTGCTTAAAGATATTGGCGGACTAATAGAAGAACAAGATAACGAAGAAAGAGAAAGATTAGTTCAAAATGGATGCCACTATTCAGAAATGCTTCCCATTGAGTACCGGCCAAACACAGAGTATATTGAATTATTCTATCAATCTCTGAAAGAAACATCTGTTAGAATAGCTCATGCCGTAGGGCTTGTAGCCATGACCCTGCTCAAGGATCCGTATAAAAAAATTGTTTTGGTATCCCTTGCCAGAGCCGGTACCCCGGCAGGAATTTTAATAAAAAGGTATATTAAACTTGTCTCCGGGATCAATCTTCCTCATTACAGTATTTCCATTATCCGTGATAAAGGCATTGATGAAAACGCTTTGCTATATATTTTGCGAAAGCACCCGGAGTGTAAACTCCAGTTCATTGACGGTTGGACGGGCAAGGGGGTAATAGCCGGAGAGCTTAGGGCATCATTAAAAGCATTCAGAGAAAAATACGCTATAGAAATCAACAGCAGTTTAGCTGTGCTTGCCGATCCTGGTTATTGTGCCGCTATTTTTGGTACCAGGGAAGATTTTTTAATTCCCAGTGCTTGCCTTAATGCCACAGTGAGTGGTTTGGTTTCCAGAACCGTTTTCAGAAAAGATCTCATTGGCGATACAGATTTTCACGGCGCCAAGTTTTATGCTGAGATGGCGGACGAAGATTTGTCAAATTATTTTATAGATGCGGTCAGCGGCTCCTTTGCTCTGGTGAGAGAGGCAGTAAGTAAAACTCTTGAATATAATCAAAGCGCTGTTTTGGATAACTTTCCTTCTTTCCGTGGTTTAAGAGATATCGAAAGAATAAAAGAGGAATATGGTATTGGCAATATAAACTATATCAAACCGGGTGTGGGTGAGACGACCAGAGTGCTGCTGCGCCGTGTTCCCTGGAAAGTGCTGGTTAAGGATGCTGCCAACCCTGATCTCAAACATATATTTTTATTGGCTGAAGAAAGGGGTGTTTCAGTGGAATGCTGCCCGGATATGAGCTATTCCTGCTGCGGATTGGTTAAAACGGTGGTGGATAAGAAATGA
- a CDS encoding Ger(x)C family spore germination protein has product MLLLTVIFTQTGCWDRKEVEDLAIVLAIAIEPGSGNNIKITVQNVNPASAGKGSVVGSGSGMQTGTKSYRNRSIEGKTMFDAIRELSRQSPQQLFFAHNQLIIFSEDLAQKRGVSDIIDFLERNPQIRRNTWVLVGRGEMATLLDEPGRLQTTPSQRIFDIINQRDFSSKYAIKRLGDFLEMLESKDKQAYTAVVEYTPNLAVPREHEEHGMEHGMEQGQPPEPHDNIELRGTAVFREDKMVGWLNPEESRGLLWVRGEVKGGIIDIPSPDEKNKPISLEILSSKTKLEPQINEGQLQININVKTETNIAETTSTMNIARPEKIKELEKLVGKAVQAEIQAALDKTMQEYTTDVLGFAEAIHRKFPSEWKSLGKNWSSTFPTVEVTITVDAKIRRIGLVSDPLKPRL; this is encoded by the coding sequence ATGCTATTACTTACCGTTATATTTACACAAACCGGCTGCTGGGACAGGAAAGAGGTAGAAGATCTGGCTATTGTGCTGGCCATTGCCATAGAACCGGGATCAGGCAATAATATTAAAATAACCGTACAGAATGTAAATCCTGCTTCAGCCGGAAAAGGTTCCGTGGTTGGGAGTGGAAGCGGCATGCAAACGGGAACAAAATCTTACCGCAATCGCAGCATTGAAGGAAAAACCATGTTTGACGCTATACGTGAGCTCTCCCGGCAATCACCGCAGCAGCTTTTCTTCGCCCATAATCAGCTGATAATTTTTTCAGAGGATTTAGCTCAAAAACGAGGTGTAAGCGATATCATAGACTTTCTGGAACGCAACCCTCAAATCAGACGCAACACCTGGGTATTAGTGGGCAGGGGAGAAATGGCCACTCTGCTGGACGAGCCCGGCCGCCTGCAAACCACCCCATCCCAGCGTATTTTTGATATTATCAATCAGCGCGACTTCAGTTCCAAATACGCCATAAAAAGATTGGGTGACTTTCTGGAAATGCTGGAGAGCAAAGATAAACAAGCCTATACAGCAGTGGTTGAATACACTCCAAACCTGGCAGTTCCCAGAGAACATGAGGAGCACGGCATGGAGCACGGCATGGAGCAAGGACAACCACCGGAACCGCATGATAATATAGAACTCAGGGGTACAGCAGTTTTCCGTGAAGATAAAATGGTGGGATGGCTGAATCCGGAAGAAAGCAGGGGACTGCTCTGGGTAAGAGGAGAAGTGAAAGGCGGTATTATAGATATCCCCAGTCCGGATGAAAAAAATAAACCCATCTCTTTAGAAATTTTAAGCTCAAAAACAAAGCTTGAGCCACAAATTAACGAAGGACAACTCCAGATAAATATTAATGTAAAAACAGAAACAAATATAGCTGAAACAACTTCCACCATGAATATTGCCAGACCTGAAAAAATAAAAGAACTTGAGAAACTGGTGGGCAAGGCAGTTCAAGCTGAAATACAGGCGGCTTTGGATAAGACCATGCAGGAATATACTACAGATGTACTGGGCTTTGCTGAGGCAATTCACCGCAAGTTTCCATCTGAATGGAAGAGTTTGGGAAAAAATTGGTCCAGTACATTTCCGACGGTTGAAGTAACTATCACGGTTGACGCAAAAATCCGCCGTATAGGATTAGTGTCGGATCCTCTAAAACCTCGACTTTAA
- a CDS encoding spore germination protein, which produces MVFGLFRKFIRKPPQRKPASCNRSAKKQPETDRRIYNTGELKEKQVSSSLNINLEMLQSILGQNSDIIFRRFNLGMTEETELAVIYAEGITDKTNLNNNILNPLMLESHRRGFNPSKENILYMIKNFAVTVSNVSEASNINELVTATLEGNVILFINNQPTALILHNTGVKSRAISEPQTEILVRGPKEGFIENLTTNISLIRRRLKSPNLIFEDLHIGRITYTRVTITYIKGIASPDLVAEIKRRLGRIDIDGILESGYLEELIEDNTFSPFPQILHTERPDRVAASLLEGRVSILTDGTPFALIAPAEFVSFMTSPEDYYERYWLGTAIRWLRYIAMTMSLLLPSLYIAVTTFHQEMIPTRLLISIAASRQGVPFPALVEALAMEFTFEAIREAGIRLPRAIGQAVSIVGALVIGQAAVQAGIVSPLMIIVVAVTGMASFVNPSYNMGISLRLLRFPMMLLGGTLGLFGIMAGILCIFIHLAGLRSFGVPYLASLAPLHLGDLKDVLIRAPWWAMDKRPDETGKLNSRRQSRGLKPSVSNRTDKREDDQN; this is translated from the coding sequence GTGGTATTTGGTTTATTTAGAAAATTCATTAGGAAGCCGCCGCAGAGAAAACCCGCCAGTTGCAACAGATCTGCCAAAAAGCAGCCGGAAACAGATCGAAGGATCTACAATACCGGTGAACTAAAAGAAAAACAGGTCTCAAGCAGCCTGAACATTAATTTGGAAATGCTGCAAAGCATTCTGGGGCAGAACTCAGATATTATTTTCAGACGTTTCAACTTAGGTATGACAGAAGAGACAGAATTGGCTGTGATCTACGCAGAAGGTATAACTGACAAAACCAATTTAAATAACAACATTCTCAATCCTTTAATGTTGGAATCACACAGAAGAGGTTTTAACCCTTCTAAAGAAAACATTCTCTATATGATTAAAAATTTTGCTGTTACTGTATCTAACGTATCCGAGGCCAGTAATATTAACGAGCTGGTCACAGCTACTTTGGAAGGCAATGTAATTCTGTTTATAAATAACCAGCCCACAGCTTTGATCTTGCATAATACCGGCGTCAAATCACGGGCCATCAGCGAACCTCAAACAGAAATTTTGGTGCGCGGACCCAAAGAGGGGTTCATTGAAAACCTGACTACCAATATCTCACTAATCCGAAGACGATTAAAGAGTCCCAATCTTATTTTTGAAGATTTACATATTGGCAGAATCACTTATACCAGAGTAACCATAACATATATAAAGGGTATAGCTTCTCCTGACCTGGTGGCAGAAATAAAACGCCGGCTGGGTCGCATAGATATTGACGGAATTCTGGAAAGCGGTTATTTGGAGGAACTGATTGAAGACAATACTTTCTCTCCTTTCCCTCAAATTCTTCATACCGAACGGCCAGACAGAGTAGCTGCCTCATTGCTGGAGGGACGTGTAAGCATTTTAACCGACGGAACTCCCTTCGCCTTAATCGCACCCGCAGAGTTTGTTAGTTTTATGACTTCACCTGAGGATTATTATGAACGTTACTGGTTAGGTACTGCCATACGCTGGCTAAGGTACATAGCTATGACTATGTCCTTACTGCTGCCTTCACTGTATATTGCGGTTACTACCTTTCACCAGGAGATGATCCCCACCAGGCTTCTCATCAGCATAGCAGCATCCCGGCAAGGAGTTCCCTTCCCCGCACTGGTTGAAGCACTGGCTATGGAATTCACATTTGAGGCCATACGCGAGGCAGGTATCAGATTGCCCCGGGCCATTGGACAGGCGGTCAGCATTGTGGGTGCGCTGGTTATAGGACAGGCTGCCGTGCAAGCCGGCATAGTATCTCCGCTGATGATTATCGTAGTGGCTGTCACCGGCATGGCCTCTTTTGTAAATCCTTCTTATAATATGGGGATTTCCCTGCGGCTTTTAAGATTTCCCATGATGCTGCTGGGTGGTACACTGGGACTGTTCGGAATAATGGCTGGGATACTCTGTATTTTTATCCACCTGGCCGGTCTGAGAAGCTTTGGTGTCCCCTACCTGGCCTCCCTGGCCCCCTTGCATTTAGGCGATTTAAAAGATGTATTAATACGCGCGCCCTGGTGGGCTATGGATAAGCGACCGGATGAGACAGGCAAACTAAACAGTCGCAGACAGAGCCGGGGGTTGAAGCCTTCCGTAAGCAACCGGACGGATAAACGGGAGGATGATCAGAACTGA
- a CDS encoding DUF6922 domain-containing protein: MCFTKNTLPDFTCKFFWDVDTRKIDICENYRFVLERLLEYGDDQTLKWLMSFYSDKQRLEVIKNSRIKFFLQNSEKILLNLKLVLKRNKDLKCLNSSFLFVLSLI, from the coding sequence ATGTGCTTTACTAAAAATACACTTCCCGACTTTACCTGTAAGTTCTTTTGGGATGTAGATACGAGAAAAATTGACATCTGTGAGAATTATCGTTTTGTACTTGAACGATTACTGGAATACGGTGATGACCAAACATTAAAATGGCTGATGTCTTTTTACAGTGATAAGCAAAGGCTGGAAGTTATAAAAAACAGCAGAATTAAGTTTTTTTTACAAAACTCCGAAAAGATTTTATTAAACTTGAAACTAGTTTTAAAGAGGAACAAAGACCTTAAATGTCTTAATTCCTCTTTTTTGTTTGTTCTTTCGCTTATTTAA
- a CDS encoding copper amine oxidase N-terminal domain-containing protein: MYQESGVLIELPPGALKYRATIMLENTPYNKITPVNDLYVYKSVDINTIKNGGSTITSLEKLARISFFFDYIDFKRASQLNTNLSMGHFRIAYWDDTIQNWKQLPSQVFWNEDKNQGMVEAEIDRSKARYALLWSNRQGEQLSPVSTGGIRIMVNYIPVKAQVAPYIKNGRTMVPLRAIAESLGAQVYWISSEQRIELLQNMNKLQLWIGKSTALKDGQSLLLDVEPEIAGGYTFVPLRFVSEAFGAKVSWDEITKTAKVVSN; this comes from the coding sequence ATGTACCAGGAATCAGGAGTATTAATAGAACTGCCCCCAGGTGCACTTAAGTATCGCGCCACTATTATGCTGGAAAACACCCCGTACAACAAAATAACTCCCGTTAACGACTTGTACGTTTACAAATCCGTTGATATTAACACTATCAAAAACGGCGGCAGCACAATAACCTCTCTGGAAAAGCTGGCTCGTATCAGTTTCTTTTTTGATTATATTGATTTTAAACGGGCTTCCCAATTGAACACTAACTTATCAATGGGACATTTTAGAATTGCTTATTGGGACGACACTATACAAAATTGGAAGCAATTACCCTCACAGGTATTCTGGAATGAAGATAAAAACCAGGGAATGGTTGAAGCTGAAATAGACCGGAGCAAGGCGCGTTATGCTCTTCTTTGGTCAAATAGACAAGGGGAGCAATTAAGCCCGGTTTCTACAGGTGGAATCCGTATTATGGTTAACTACATACCGGTTAAAGCTCAGGTTGCACCTTATATAAAGAACGGTAGAACCATGGTTCCTTTGCGGGCCATTGCTGAAAGCTTAGGAGCACAAGTATACTGGATTAGCTCTGAACAGCGCATTGAATTGCTGCAAAATATGAACAAACTGCAGCTGTGGATAGGAAAATCCACAGCTTTGAAAGACGGCCAATCCTTATTGCTTGATGTAGAACCCGAAATAGCCGGTGGCTACACTTTTGTACCCCTGCGTTTTGTCTCCGAGGCTTTTGGCGCAAAGGTTAGCTGGGACGAGATTACTAAGACGGCCAAGGTTGTCAGCAATTAA